One stretch of Methylococcus capsulatus DNA includes these proteins:
- a CDS encoding cation:proton antiporter, with the protein MANEAVHQFFFQLMVILLTARLFAELFARLNSPPVVGELLAGVLLGPSLLGWLEPSEVIRLLAEIGIILLLFEVGLETDIRQLARTGGRALFVAVSGFVLPFAFGTAVGYLAFGFSPLEALFVGGTLTATSIGITVRVLTDLQRRHGREAQVVLGAAVIDDILGVILLALLYEFSLTGTVDPANALRVMGFIGVFFLLAPLFARLISLAIRQFARVSRTDGLIPTLIVSLVLFFARLAHAMGAPELLGGFAAGLALSRRFFLPFGLVLHRDPDFAGRIENQMRPVIHLFVPIFFVMVGLSLNLRAVDWRSPFIWSLSLSLFAAAISGKLLGALLLKGPWRERFAIGIAMIPRGEVGLIFAELGRTSGILDNQTYAALIIVITCTTLLAPILLKDIYRRYFLLEN; encoded by the coding sequence ATGGCGAACGAAGCGGTACATCAGTTCTTTTTCCAATTGATGGTCATCCTCCTGACCGCTCGCCTGTTTGCCGAGCTGTTCGCGCGCCTGAACAGTCCGCCGGTGGTGGGTGAACTCCTGGCCGGGGTGCTGCTTGGCCCCAGTCTCCTCGGGTGGCTGGAACCCAGTGAGGTGATCAGGCTTCTGGCGGAGATCGGCATCATCCTGCTGCTGTTCGAAGTCGGGCTGGAAACCGACATCCGGCAGCTCGCCAGGACTGGAGGGCGTGCCTTGTTCGTCGCGGTCAGCGGCTTCGTCCTTCCTTTCGCCTTCGGCACCGCCGTGGGCTACCTCGCGTTCGGTTTCAGCCCGTTGGAGGCGCTTTTCGTCGGCGGTACGTTGACGGCGACCAGCATCGGCATCACCGTCCGGGTGCTGACCGACCTGCAGCGCCGGCATGGCAGGGAGGCCCAGGTGGTACTGGGCGCGGCCGTGATCGACGACATTCTGGGCGTGATCCTGCTGGCGCTGCTCTACGAGTTCTCGCTTACAGGCACTGTCGATCCGGCCAACGCGCTGCGGGTCATGGGATTCATCGGCGTGTTCTTTCTGCTGGCGCCCCTGTTCGCCAGGCTGATTTCGCTGGCGATCCGCCAGTTCGCCCGGGTCAGCCGGACCGACGGTCTGATCCCGACGCTGATCGTGTCACTGGTCCTGTTCTTCGCCAGGCTGGCGCATGCCATGGGAGCTCCGGAGCTCCTGGGCGGTTTCGCCGCGGGGCTGGCCCTGTCGCGGCGCTTCTTCCTTCCCTTCGGCCTGGTCTTGCATCGCGATCCGGATTTCGCCGGCCGGATCGAGAATCAGATGCGGCCTGTCATCCATCTGTTCGTGCCGATCTTCTTCGTCATGGTCGGCCTGTCGCTGAACCTTCGCGCGGTGGATTGGAGGTCGCCGTTCATCTGGTCGCTGTCCCTCAGCTTGTTCGCCGCGGCGATATCGGGGAAGCTTCTGGGCGCCCTGCTGCTCAAGGGACCATGGAGGGAGCGCTTCGCCATAGGCATCGCCATGATTCCTCGCGGCGAGGTCGGCCTGATCTTCGCGGAACTCGGGCGCACCTCGGGCATCCTGGACAACCAAACCTATGCCGCTTTGATCATCGTCATCACGTGCACGACACTGCTCGCACCGATCTTGCTCAAAGATATCTACCGCCGGTATTTTCTGCTTGAAAATTGA
- a CDS encoding glucan biosynthesis protein, which produces MAGTLARRRGTLGILGSGWLRPASGASMTLPFSKAWLREEARRLSRGPYQGRADDMPDWLAGLDWDAYQSIRFRKEHSLWGPKGRPFQVQIFHLGLFFTHPVQIHEVVHGVAVPVAYSRDFFKYGASVDSLGIPSSPCVRFALFPA; this is translated from the coding sequence ATGGCTGGAACACTTGCTCGCCGCAGGGGGACGTTGGGCATCCTCGGTTCTGGCTGGCTGAGGCCGGCGAGCGGCGCGTCGATGACCCTGCCGTTCAGCAAGGCTTGGCTCAGGGAGGAGGCCAGGCGTCTGTCGCGAGGGCCCTATCAAGGTCGCGCAGACGACATGCCGGATTGGCTGGCCGGGCTGGATTGGGACGCGTATCAATCGATCCGATTCAGGAAAGAGCACTCGCTCTGGGGACCGAAGGGCCGGCCGTTTCAGGTGCAGATATTTCACCTTGGGCTGTTCTTCACGCATCCGGTGCAAATCCACGAAGTCGTCCACGGTGTCGCCGTACCCGTGGCGTACAGCCGCGATTTTTTCAAATACGGTGCGTCCGTCGATTCGCTCGGCATTCCTTCCTCTCCATGCGTTCGATTTGCGCTGTTTCCTGCGTGA